In Sphingomonas profundi, the sequence GCGGAGGAGGGCTATGCCTATTCGTCCAGCGTGGCGCCGGTGAAGCACGATCATTACGGCTGGCCGGAAGCGCCGCGCTTCGCCTTCCGCCCGGTCGCCGGATCGGCGATGATCGAGCTGCCGGTGACGACCGCGCGCTTCGCCGGGCGCACCCTGGCGGCGGGCGGCGGCGGCTTCTTCCGGCTGCTGCCCTACGCCTTTTCGCGCTGGGCGATCGGGCAGGTGAACCGCACGGAGCGGCGACCCGCCATCTTCTACTTCCACCCGTGGGAGATCGACCCCGGCCAGCCGCGCGTGGCGAACGCGCCGCTGCGCTCCCGCGTGCGCCACTACAGCCGACTGGGCGCGATGGAGGGCAAGCTGCGCCGGCTGATCCGCCGGTTCGACTGGGGCCGCGTCGACCAGGTCGCGGCGGCGCAGGCCGCCGGCCTGTGAACGCGATGACGCAGGTGCGGGCCGAGGGAATCGTGGTGGAACCCCTCGATTCGGCGGCCGCCGGGTCGGGCGAACAGGTTCTCTCCTGGCTGCGGGCGCGGCCCGACGCCACCCCGTTCCACCTGCCGGCGTGGAGCCTCGCCGTCGCGGTCGGGTGCGGCCAGCCGGCGCATTATCTGGTCGCCCGGCGCGGGGCGAGGATCGCCGGCGTGCTGCCGCTCAGCGCCATCCACTCGGCCCTGTTCGGCCGCGCGCTCGTCTCCAGCGGCTTCGCCATCGGCGGCGGCATTCTGGCTGAGGATGCGATCGCGGCCGAGGCCCTCTGCGCCGAGGCGTGGCGCCTCGCCGAACGGCTGAGCTGCCCCTCGCTGGAGCTGCGCGGCGGCTGGCTGCCGGAGGGGGAGGGCTGGCACGTGTCCGGCGGCAGCTATGCCGGCTTCGTCCGCCCGCTCGCCACCGACGACGCGGCCGAGCTGCTCGCCATCCCGCGCAAGCAGCGCGCCGAGGTGCGCCGCGCGCTTGGCTTCCCGCTGACGGTGGAGATCGGCCGGGGCGAGGCGGATCGCGCCGCCCACTATGCGGTCTACAGCGCCAGCGTGCGCAATCTCGGCACCCCGGTCTTTCCGCGCGCGCTGTTCGATGCGGTGCTGGAGGGG encodes:
- a CDS encoding FemAB family XrtA/PEP-CTERM system-associated protein, whose amino-acid sequence is MTQVRAEGIVVEPLDSAAAGSGEQVLSWLRARPDATPFHLPAWSLAVAVGCGQPAHYLVARRGARIAGVLPLSAIHSALFGRALVSSGFAIGGGILAEDAIAAEALCAEAWRLAERLSCPSLELRGGWLPEGEGWHVSGGSYAGFVRPLATDDAAELLAIPRKQRAEVRRALGFPLTVEIGRGEADRAAHYAVYSASVRNLGTPVFPRALFDAVLEGFGEDADILTVRHEGRPIASVLSLYFAGAVMPYWGGGTAEARTWRANDLMYFALMRAARERGCTRFDFGRSKPGTGAFAFKRNWGFDPAPLSYAVRTADGVRPREVNPLNPKYRAQIALWQRLPLWLANRLGPPIARGLG
- a CDS encoding XrtA system polysaccharide deacetylase, with the translated sequence MRNALSVDVEDWFQVGAFETVIDRADWAGLPARVERNSDAVLRLFADEGVKATFFTLGWVAERHPALIRRIVAAGHEIASHGWDHARVFTLTPDQFRADLARARAAIEDAGGVRVTGYRAPSFSIDTRTPWAHAILAEEGYAYSSSVAPVKHDHYGWPEAPRFAFRPVAGSAMIELPVTTARFAGRTLAAGGGGFFRLLPYAFSRWAIGQVNRTERRPAIFYFHPWEIDPGQPRVANAPLRSRVRHYSRLGAMEGKLRRLIRRFDWGRVDQVAAAQAAGL